In Natronococcus occultus SP4, the following proteins share a genomic window:
- a CDS encoding DUF7511 domain-containing protein, with protein sequence MTEHDTDADPFADARAEADGDVSPCYEAYVARRDHRPDSCTIYCALDGESIEDTWIRAKGDAFVSREDAR encoded by the coding sequence GTGACCGAGCACGATACCGACGCCGATCCGTTCGCCGACGCGCGGGCCGAGGCCGACGGCGACGTCTCGCCGTGTTACGAGGCGTACGTCGCGCGTCGCGACCACCGGCCCGACAGCTGCACGATCTACTGTGCGCTCGACGGTGAATCGATCGAGGACACCTGGATCCGCGCGAAAGGCGACGCGTTCGTCTCCCGCGAGGACGCCAGGTAA
- a CDS encoding C2H2-type zinc finger protein — MAYSCSTCDESFQSAAGVTQHVALHHNTCAVCDDEFDDADGLREHVHASH; from the coding sequence ATGGCATACAGCTGCTCCACCTGCGACGAGTCGTTCCAGTCCGCGGCAGGCGTCACGCAACACGTCGCGCTCCACCACAACACCTGTGCCGTCTGCGACGACGAGTTCGACGACGCGGACGGCCTCCGCGAGCACGTTCACGCGAGCCACTGA